A genomic stretch from Myxocyprinus asiaticus isolate MX2 ecotype Aquarium Trade chromosome 24, UBuf_Myxa_2, whole genome shotgun sequence includes:
- the LOC127414771 gene encoding class I histocompatibility antigen, Gogo-C*0101/C*0102 alpha chain-like isoform X1, protein MLCLLYVLLYLTGIKAGSHSLMAFTTYIVGLTPFPEFSAIVMLDDVQIMYYDSVNWRAVHSIQGDSKYYDEEKSDASVIFHDLYKCMKSRTFYLMDTLNYTDGVHVYQRLVGCELLNNDQPGLLYTWEAFNGKMKEEGIFDMEKKEFQMKLPWMKAWDQLRWLRLKLMFENIYHPVCIKILQRYLSLKKNNVMRKVKPKVRFLKKTLTESDRVQITCLATGFYPRHINLTLFRDGQPVEDEVITGGQVLPNGDGTYQMRKSLVISVEELRQGHNYNCTMNYLSLNNKLDIKFDVEESYPGSSTLSIVISVVMLLLLAVLIIITLTKCRKRRAAGSRTSLQSDYSPTTTTAQDAT, encoded by the exons GCTCTCACTCACTGATGGCTTTTACAACATATATAGTTGGACTAACGCCATTTCCAGAGTTCAGTGCTATAGTGATGCTGGATGATGTGCAAATTATGTATTATGACTCAGTCAATTGGAGAGCTGTCCATAGTATTCAGGGTGACTCAAAGTACTATGATGAAGAAAAAAGTGATGCTAGTGTTATTTTTCATGATTTGTATAAGTGCATGAAAAGTAGGACATTTTATCTAATGGATACCCTTAATTACACAGATG GTGTACATGTTTATCAGAGACTTGTAGGATGTGAATTGTTGAACAACGATCAACCAGGTCTACTTTACACATGGGAAGCTTTCAATGGAAAAATGAAAGAAGAGGGTATCTTCgacatggaaaaaaaagaattccaGATGAAATTGCCATGGATGAAAGCTTGGGACCAGCTCAGATGGCTACGTTTGAAGTTAATGTTTGAAAATATTTATCatcctgtttgcattaaaatttTGCAGCGGTACCTATCCTTGAAAAAGAACAATGTGATGCGAAAAG TTAAACCCAAAGTCAGATTTCTAAAGAAGACACTTACAGAGTCTGATAGGGTCCAGATCACCTGCTTGGCAACTGGTTTTTACCCTCGTCACATTAACTTGACCCTGTTCAGAGATGGTCAACCTGTGGAGGATGAAGTAATCACAGGAGGACAGGTTCTGCCCAATGGAGATGGAACTTATCAGATGAGGAAGAGCTTGGTGATCAGTGTGGAGGAACTACGACAGGGACATAACTACAATTGCACAATGAATTACCTCAGCCTAAACAACAAATTGGATATTAAGTTTG ATGTAGAAGAATCTTACCCGGGATCATCCACTCTGTCTATTGTTATCAGTGTGGTGATGTTATTGCTTTTGGCTGTTCTCATCATAATTACACTCACCAAATGCAGAAAGAGGCGAGCTGCTG gctcaagaacatcactTCAGAGTGATTACTCTCCTACTACAA caacagcacaagatgcaacttaa
- the LOC127414771 gene encoding major histocompatibility complex class I-related gene protein-like isoform X2, with protein sequence MLCLLYVLLYLTGIKAGVHVYQRLVGCELLNNDQPGLLYTWEAFNGKMKEEGIFDMEKKEFQMKLPWMKAWDQLRWLRLKLMFENIYHPVCIKILQRYLSLKKNNVMRKVKPKVRFLKKTLTESDRVQITCLATGFYPRHINLTLFRDGQPVEDEVITGGQVLPNGDGTYQMRKSLVISVEELRQGHNYNCTMNYLSLNNKLDIKFDVEESYPGSSTLSIVISVVMLLLLAVLIIITLTKCRKRRAAGSRTSLQSDYSPTTTTAQDAT encoded by the exons GTGTACATGTTTATCAGAGACTTGTAGGATGTGAATTGTTGAACAACGATCAACCAGGTCTACTTTACACATGGGAAGCTTTCAATGGAAAAATGAAAGAAGAGGGTATCTTCgacatggaaaaaaaagaattccaGATGAAATTGCCATGGATGAAAGCTTGGGACCAGCTCAGATGGCTACGTTTGAAGTTAATGTTTGAAAATATTTATCatcctgtttgcattaaaatttTGCAGCGGTACCTATCCTTGAAAAAGAACAATGTGATGCGAAAAG TTAAACCCAAAGTCAGATTTCTAAAGAAGACACTTACAGAGTCTGATAGGGTCCAGATCACCTGCTTGGCAACTGGTTTTTACCCTCGTCACATTAACTTGACCCTGTTCAGAGATGGTCAACCTGTGGAGGATGAAGTAATCACAGGAGGACAGGTTCTGCCCAATGGAGATGGAACTTATCAGATGAGGAAGAGCTTGGTGATCAGTGTGGAGGAACTACGACAGGGACATAACTACAATTGCACAATGAATTACCTCAGCCTAAACAACAAATTGGATATTAAGTTTG ATGTAGAAGAATCTTACCCGGGATCATCCACTCTGTCTATTGTTATCAGTGTGGTGATGTTATTGCTTTTGGCTGTTCTCATCATAATTACACTCACCAAATGCAGAAAGAGGCGAGCTGCTG gctcaagaacatcactTCAGAGTGATTACTCTCCTACTACAA caacagcacaagatgcaacttaa